The following proteins are encoded in a genomic region of Pikeienuella piscinae:
- a CDS encoding Zn-dependent hydrolase: MSCAASEPAIDAGRLWSDIMALAEITEPDRPWTRRSFTPRFDEGREWLRRRMEADGLSVRIDAAGNMIGRREGSEPGAKAILIGSHTDTVPSGGRFDGVAGVVVGMEIARALDSAGHVLRHPLEVVDFLAEEPSEFGLSCIGSRGMAGALDAHMLAATRPDGLRLDDAIRAVGGAPEQLGAPLRDDIAAYFELHIEQATQLERAALSVGVVTGIAAVVRIAIRFEGVAAHAGATPMNQRADALAPAAECVGVVRRLAEETVQGSNAHFVATVGILDVHPNAANIVPGSARLAVDIRAGEPGDADRFIARLDEESAKACAAHGVTRAGFDLISRSDPALCDEGLRGRLEDAACAAGYDTLSLGSGAGHDAMFVARLAPMAMLFTPCLGGRSHCPEEWAEARDIGAGATTMLGAIRALDAG, from the coding sequence ATGAGCTGCGCGGCCTCCGAGCCCGCCATCGACGCGGGTCGGCTCTGGTCCGACATCATGGCGCTCGCCGAAATCACCGAGCCGGACCGGCCGTGGACCCGTCGCTCCTTCACGCCCCGTTTCGACGAGGGGCGTGAATGGCTCCGCCGGCGGATGGAGGCGGACGGGCTCTCGGTGCGGATCGACGCCGCCGGCAACATGATCGGGCGGAGAGAGGGAAGCGAACCCGGGGCGAAGGCGATCCTGATCGGCTCGCACACGGATACGGTGCCTTCCGGCGGGCGCTTCGATGGCGTCGCCGGCGTCGTCGTCGGGATGGAGATTGCGCGCGCGCTCGACTCGGCGGGACATGTGTTGCGTCATCCGCTCGAGGTCGTCGATTTCCTCGCCGAAGAGCCGAGCGAATTCGGCCTTTCCTGCATCGGCAGCCGGGGCATGGCGGGGGCGCTCGACGCCCACATGCTGGCCGCGACGCGCCCCGACGGGTTGCGCCTTGACGACGCGATCCGCGCCGTCGGCGGCGCGCCCGAGCAACTGGGCGCGCCACTGCGTGACGACATCGCGGCCTATTTCGAACTCCATATCGAACAGGCGACGCAGTTGGAGCGCGCGGCGCTCAGCGTTGGCGTGGTCACCGGGATCGCCGCGGTGGTTCGCATCGCGATTCGCTTCGAAGGGGTCGCCGCCCATGCCGGGGCGACGCCGATGAATCAGCGCGCGGACGCGCTGGCGCCCGCAGCCGAATGCGTCGGCGTCGTGCGCCGACTGGCGGAGGAAACCGTCCAGGGTTCGAACGCCCATTTCGTCGCGACGGTCGGCATTCTCGATGTCCATCCGAACGCGGCGAATATCGTGCCGGGTTCTGCGCGGCTCGCAGTCGACATCCGCGCCGGCGAGCCAGGCGACGCAGATCGTTTCATCGCCCGGCTCGACGAGGAGAGCGCGAAAGCCTGTGCGGCGCATGGCGTTACGCGCGCCGGGTTCGACCTCATCTCCCGCTCGGATCCGGCGCTTTGCGACGAGGGTCTGCGCGGCCGGCTGGAGGACGCCGCTTGCGCCGCCGGATATGATACGCTCAGCCTCGGCAGCGGCGCCGGGCATGACGCCATGTTTGTCGCCCGGCTTGCGCCGATGGCGATGCTCTTCACGCCCTGTCTCGGCGGGCGCAGCCATTGCCCGGAGGAATGGGCGGAGGCGAGAGATATCGGCGCAGGCGCGACGACGATGCTCGGCGCGATCCGCGCATTGGACGCCGGATGA
- a CDS encoding dihydroorotase: MTDKVFYGAVVLTDRVMENGWVLVADGKVARVGSGAPPDGERIGGPGALILPGAIDAQVHSRSQKGQEDFIWSTKSAAAGGVTTIVDMPYDDGDLICSAERLKAKGAAAAEQARVDFALYATIRPDEGAARIGEMVDAGAAAFKFSTFGTHPQRFPRIPPHILHDCFAEIGRRGLMAGVHNENDEVVRAHIERVEATGETGYRAHAASRPPISETLAMAEVYEIGLDTGCDAHVVHCSVGRGYDMCAAYRAQGANATVEACVHYLTLSEEEDVARLVGKAKINPPIRPKVEVDALWRHLAAGNVTIVSTDHVSWSEDRKSDPEMLKNASGVPGLEALYPLLLKGLVEHALPLTWAARLLAENPARLFRLSDRKGGIAPGRDADIIVARRDPHRYDPGASGCNFVAWSPYEGIEMPYRIEATYLRGAPVFDGREAGAPGAGRWQKPAR, translated from the coding sequence ATGACCGACAAGGTATTTTACGGCGCCGTCGTCCTCACCGACCGGGTGATGGAGAACGGCTGGGTGCTCGTCGCTGACGGAAAGGTCGCGCGTGTCGGCTCCGGTGCGCCGCCGGATGGTGAGCGAATCGGCGGACCGGGCGCGTTGATCCTTCCCGGAGCGATCGACGCCCAGGTCCACAGCCGCAGTCAGAAAGGGCAGGAGGATTTCATCTGGTCCACGAAATCCGCCGCCGCCGGCGGCGTGACCACGATCGTCGATATGCCCTATGACGACGGCGACCTGATCTGCTCCGCCGAGCGGCTGAAGGCGAAGGGCGCGGCGGCGGCTGAGCAGGCGCGCGTCGACTTCGCGCTCTACGCCACCATCCGGCCCGACGAAGGCGCGGCGCGGATCGGCGAAATGGTCGATGCGGGCGCCGCCGCCTTCAAGTTCTCGACCTTCGGCACCCATCCGCAGCGCTTTCCGCGCATACCGCCGCATATCCTCCATGATTGTTTCGCCGAAATCGGGCGTCGCGGGCTGATGGCGGGCGTCCACAACGAGAACGACGAAGTCGTTCGCGCCCATATCGAGCGGGTCGAGGCGACGGGCGAGACCGGCTATCGGGCGCATGCCGCCTCGCGCCCGCCGATCTCCGAGACGTTGGCGATGGCGGAAGTCTATGAGATCGGGCTCGATACCGGATGCGACGCCCATGTCGTCCACTGCTCGGTCGGGCGCGGTTACGACATGTGCGCGGCCTATCGCGCGCAGGGAGCGAATGCGACTGTGGAGGCCTGCGTTCACTACCTCACGCTCTCAGAGGAAGAGGATGTCGCGCGCCTCGTCGGCAAGGCCAAGATCAACCCGCCGATCCGTCCGAAGGTCGAGGTCGATGCGCTCTGGCGGCATCTTGCGGCTGGCAACGTCACGATCGTTTCAACCGATCATGTGAGTTGGTCGGAGGATCGCAAGTCGGACCCGGAGATGCTCAAGAACGCCTCCGGCGTGCCGGGACTGGAGGCGCTCTATCCCCTGCTTCTCAAGGGGCTGGTTGAACACGCGCTGCCGCTGACATGGGCGGCGCGGCTTCTCGCCGAGAATCCGGCGCGGCTGTTTCGACTCTCCGATCGCAAGGGCGGAATCGCGCCGGGCCGTGACGCCGACATCATCGTGGCGCGGCGCGATCCCCACCGCTATGATCCCGGCGCGAGCGGGTGCAACTTTGTCGCCTGGAGTCCCTATGAGGGGATCGAGATGCCTTATCGGATCGAGGCCACATACTTGCGCGGCGCGCCGGTCTTCGATGGTCGTGAGGCCGGCGCGCCCGGGGCCGGCCGTTGGCAGAAGCCGGCTCGATGA
- a CDS encoding urocanate hydratase codes for MTIPMRRGREVKAARGTALRCKGWRQETILRMLENNLENAEDPDNLVIYMSIAKAARNWESFDRIVGALERLETDQTLVMQSGKPVGVFPGQATTPLVVMANGNLVGGWSSDEKRREYEAAGLTITPGMTAGAWQYIGSQGILQGTYETFMSAARKHFGGDLAGRLIVTAGLGGMSGAQPLAGKMAKAATLVVEVDRARIERRIETGYLDDWTDDIEDALARMRQAQERRVGVSLGYLGNVADVLPLLVERGITPDIVTDQTFPDPLKGYVPRGYTVAQAREAQESDPGKLMADAGASVAAHVEAMLTLKGRGALVFEYGNGLRQHAAEAGVTRAFEIGSFVDLFIRPLFCQGIGPFRWIAPSGDAADIDAIDNLIEENFSANAPITQWIRMAREHVKFTGLPARIGWLGYGERSKLALLVNDAVREGRVSAPIAFTRDHLDSGSAALPHRETENMADGSDAISDWPILNALLNCASGADLVAIHGLGGRGVSAGVTVIADGTEDAAARLTRVLDGDTGIGVLRHADAGYEAAKSKAESAGLSATLPPIGAKAESGA; via the coding sequence ATGACCATTCCGATGCGGCGCGGCCGCGAAGTGAAGGCGGCGCGGGGGACGGCGCTCCGCTGCAAGGGCTGGCGGCAGGAAACGATCCTCAGAATGCTCGAGAACAACCTCGAGAACGCCGAGGATCCGGACAATCTCGTCATCTACATGTCGATCGCCAAGGCGGCGCGGAACTGGGAAAGTTTCGACCGCATCGTCGGCGCGCTGGAACGGCTGGAGACCGACCAGACGCTGGTGATGCAGTCCGGCAAGCCGGTCGGCGTCTTTCCTGGCCAGGCGACGACGCCGCTGGTGGTGATGGCGAACGGCAATCTCGTGGGCGGCTGGTCGAGCGACGAGAAGCGCCGCGAATACGAGGCCGCCGGCCTGACCATCACGCCGGGCATGACCGCGGGCGCATGGCAGTATATCGGCAGCCAGGGCATCCTTCAGGGCACCTATGAGACGTTCATGTCGGCCGCGCGAAAGCATTTCGGCGGCGATCTGGCCGGCCGGCTGATCGTCACCGCAGGGCTTGGCGGCATGAGTGGCGCGCAGCCGCTCGCCGGCAAGATGGCGAAGGCTGCGACGCTGGTGGTCGAGGTCGATCGCGCACGGATCGAACGGCGAATAGAGACCGGCTACCTCGATGACTGGACCGATGATATCGAAGATGCGCTGGCGCGGATGCGACAGGCGCAGGAGCGGCGCGTGGGCGTCTCGCTCGGCTATCTGGGCAATGTCGCTGACGTGCTGCCGCTTCTGGTCGAACGCGGGATCACGCCCGATATCGTGACGGATCAGACCTTTCCCGATCCGCTGAAGGGTTATGTGCCGCGGGGCTATACAGTCGCGCAGGCGCGAGAGGCGCAGGAGAGCGACCCCGGAAAACTGATGGCGGACGCCGGCGCATCGGTCGCCGCCCATGTCGAGGCGATGCTGACGCTGAAGGGTCGAGGCGCGCTGGTCTTCGAATACGGCAACGGCCTGCGCCAGCACGCGGCGGAGGCGGGGGTGACGCGCGCGTTCGAGATCGGCTCTTTCGTCGATCTCTTCATCCGGCCGCTCTTCTGTCAGGGGATCGGCCCCTTCCGCTGGATCGCCCCGTCCGGCGATGCGGCCGATATCGACGCCATCGACAACCTGATCGAGGAGAACTTCTCCGCCAACGCGCCGATCACGCAGTGGATCCGCATGGCGCGCGAGCACGTCAAGTTCACCGGGCTGCCGGCCCGCATCGGCTGGCTCGGCTATGGCGAGCGCAGCAAACTTGCGCTGCTGGTCAACGATGCGGTGCGGGAGGGGAGGGTCTCCGCCCCCATCGCCTTCACCCGCGATCATCTCGACAGCGGCTCCGCCGCGCTCCCGCATCGCGAGACCGAGAACATGGCCGACGGCTCGGACGCGATCTCGGACTGGCCGATCCTGAACGCACTGCTCAACTGCGCCTCGGGCGCCGATCTCGTCGCGATCCACGGCCTTGGCGGACGCGGGGTCAGCGCCGGGGTGACCGTCATCGCGGACGGGACGGAGGATGCGGCGGCGCGACTGACGCGGGTGCTCGACGGCGATACAGGCATCGGCGTGCTTCGCCACGCCGACGCGGGCTACGAGGCGGCGAAATCGAAGGCGGAATCCGCGGGTCTCTCCGCGACCTTGCCGCCAATCGGAGCGAAAGCGGAGAGCGGAGCATGA
- a CDS encoding TRAP transporter small permease has translation MALSANARKYLGWAELTAAIGLVGLVVLSVATLADALMRTFFESPIYGLSDLAEIVTPPVVASCLPAAIAARRNIAVRFLGAALPARGGQLVELFGQAAALLIFTGIAWQTGLHAADIVRNGQHTWLLSIPMGPTWILTEAILIACLPVQALIVIETWGHVRDGAPLAETQNDDDPELQV, from the coding sequence ATGGCGTTGTCTGCGAATGCGAGGAAATATCTGGGTTGGGCGGAGCTGACCGCCGCGATCGGTCTGGTCGGCCTGGTTGTGCTCTCGGTCGCCACGTTGGCGGACGCGCTGATGCGCACGTTCTTCGAGTCGCCGATCTACGGGTTGAGCGATCTCGCCGAGATCGTGACGCCGCCCGTCGTGGCCTCGTGTCTGCCTGCGGCCATCGCGGCCCGACGCAACATCGCGGTCAGGTTCCTCGGCGCCGCGTTGCCGGCGCGCGGCGGGCAACTGGTCGAGCTTTTCGGCCAGGCCGCGGCGCTTCTGATCTTCACCGGGATCGCCTGGCAGACGGGACTCCATGCGGCGGATATCGTCCGCAACGGGCAGCATACCTGGCTTCTGAGCATTCCGATGGGGCCGACATGGATACTGACCGAGGCGATCCTGATCGCCTGTCTTCCGGTTCAGGCGCTGATCGTGATCGAGACCTGGGGCCATGTCCGCGACGGGGCGCCGCTGGCCGAGACCCAGAACGACGACGACCCTGAATTGCAGGTGTGA
- a CDS encoding TRAP transporter substrate-binding protein, translating into MKSRTRIPAAFAVFACIGALAAPAFAADETVTLRWASFVSPMGATNRLVIPEWKEKIEAASEGTLKIEHYPGGTLGKSPLQQLSMVESGVADIAEVVVAYTPGRFPELAVFETPFLVENNLEAGLAAYKMYEKGLLSDFDDLMLVGIIISGPYGLALNEPLTGPEALEGKRIRAGGPAQTAIVEAMGATPIGNVPAPQIAENISRGLLDGALMAPANLYTFRIADAAFHHNWDVKFGSVAVIFPMRRDKYESLPPKAKAAFDEFTGEYLARKMGEAMDRLEAESKAKIRADDRQTVHEWDDATIAKVREAVAPVTAEWDKPNENGVNVYEEAQKAIEEARGSM; encoded by the coding sequence ATGAAGTCCAGAACCCGCATCCCGGCTGCATTCGCCGTTTTCGCCTGTATTGGCGCGCTGGCCGCGCCCGCATTCGCGGCCGATGAGACGGTAACGCTTCGCTGGGCGAGCTTCGTCTCGCCGATGGGCGCCACCAACCGCCTCGTGATTCCTGAATGGAAGGAGAAGATCGAGGCGGCGTCCGAAGGGACGCTCAAGATCGAGCATTATCCGGGAGGAACGCTCGGCAAATCGCCGCTTCAGCAACTTTCCATGGTCGAGAGCGGCGTCGCGGACATCGCCGAGGTCGTGGTCGCCTACACACCCGGCCGCTTTCCGGAACTGGCCGTCTTCGAAACGCCGTTCCTCGTGGAGAACAATCTTGAGGCCGGCTTGGCCGCTTACAAGATGTATGAGAAGGGGCTGCTTTCGGATTTCGACGATCTCATGCTCGTCGGGATCATCATCTCAGGGCCGTACGGACTCGCGCTGAACGAGCCGTTGACCGGCCCCGAGGCGCTGGAGGGCAAGCGCATCCGCGCCGGAGGCCCCGCGCAAACCGCCATCGTCGAGGCCATGGGCGCGACCCCGATCGGCAATGTTCCGGCGCCGCAGATCGCCGAGAACATCAGTCGCGGCCTTCTCGACGGCGCGCTCATGGCGCCTGCGAATCTTTATACCTTCCGCATTGCGGACGCCGCGTTCCACCACAACTGGGACGTAAAGTTCGGCTCTGTCGCCGTCATCTTCCCGATGCGCCGCGACAAGTACGAAAGCCTGCCGCCAAAAGCGAAGGCCGCCTTCGACGAATTCACCGGCGAATACCTGGCCAGGAAAATGGGCGAGGCCATGGATCGACTTGAAGCGGAGTCCAAGGCGAAGATTCGCGCTGACGACCGGCAGACGGTTCATGAATGGGATGACGCCACGATAGCGAAGGTGCGCGAAGCGGTGGCGCCGGTGACGGCCGAATGGGACAAGCCGAACGAGAACGGCGTCAATGTCTATGAAGAGGCCCAGAAAGCCATCGAGGAGGCGCGCGGCTCGATGTGA
- a CDS encoding glutathione S-transferase family protein yields the protein MPKLYDSKFSGNAWKVRILLSRLAIPYERITLDLAKGEAKEPGFAAKSRFQRVPALELDDGRCIVESCAMMLYLAEGSDLLPADPVARADVVSWLFFEQADLTKPLAIPRFFHLRGIAGEMAARIAALQEQGYPALDKLEAWIAPREWLSEGRCTLADLGVYPYVALAHEGGYDMSRYPGIGAWLKRVEAEPGWAPLIEEGAR from the coding sequence CAGCAAATTCTCGGGCAACGCTTGGAAGGTGCGAATTCTGCTCAGCAGGCTCGCCATTCCGTATGAGCGGATCACGCTGGACCTCGCCAAGGGCGAGGCGAAAGAGCCGGGGTTCGCGGCGAAATCACGCTTCCAGCGCGTGCCGGCGCTAGAGCTGGATGATGGCCGCTGCATCGTCGAATCCTGCGCCATGATGCTTTATCTCGCAGAGGGGTCGGACCTCCTGCCCGCCGATCCGGTCGCGCGGGCGGACGTGGTGAGCTGGCTTTTCTTCGAACAGGCGGACCTCACCAAGCCGCTCGCGATCCCACGCTTCTTTCACCTTCGCGGGATCGCCGGGGAAATGGCGGCGCGCATCGCGGCGCTGCAGGAGCAGGGCTATCCCGCGCTCGACAAACTCGAAGCATGGATCGCGCCGCGCGAATGGCTGTCTGAGGGACGTTGCACGCTCGCCGATCTCGGGGTCTATCCCTATGTCGCGCTGGCGCATGAGGGCGGCTACGACATGAGCCGCTACCCAGGTATCGGCGCCTGGCTGAAACGGGTGGAGGCGGAGCCCGGCTGGGCGCCGCTGATTGAGGAGGGCGCACGATGA